AAGCCTGGTGATGGTATTGTTGTTATGAGTCCGGTGTACTATCCTTTTTACATGGCTATAGAAAAGAATGATAGGAAGGTTGTTAAAAGTCAGCTGACAAATAACGGTAAAACCTATGAAATTGATTTTGAAGATTTAGAAAAGAAAACCCAGGATCCAAGCAACAAAATATTATTGTTCTGCAGCCCTCATAATCCTGTTGGCAGAGTATGGACAACAGAAGAGCTTGAGAGAGTAGGAGAAATTTGTTTAAGAAACAAGGTTTTAATTATTTCTGATGAAATACATTTTGATATTATTATGCCTGGCTATAAGCACACAGTATTTGCTTCTTTGTCTGAGGAGCTTGCAAACAATATGATAGTATGTACTGCACCAAGCAAAACCTTTAATTTGGCAGGGCTGCAGACCTCAAATATTATAATTCCAAACGAAAAAATCAGGGATGCATATCGTAAGGAAGTTGAATCAAACGGCTTTTTCAGCTTAAATATTTTTGGCTACAAGGCCTGCGAAATAGCCTATACACAATGTGAAAACTGGCTGGAGGAGCTTATTGAGATAGTTCACCATAATCACCTAGAGCTTAAGAAATATATTGAGGAAAACATTCCTGCAATTAAAGTGTTTGAGCTTCAGGGTACTTATTTGCAGTGGATGGATTTTAACAAACTTGGCCTAGATAAGGATGAACTTGAGAAGCTTATGCATGAGTCGGAGCTGTTCTTTGACGAAGGCTATATCTTTGGAGAAGAAGGAATCGGCTTTGAAAGAATGAATTTAGCCTGCCCAACCTCAGTGCTTATGAAAGCTTTGGAAAGACTAAAAAATGCTATAGATAAGATGATAATGTAGTAATAAAGCTAGCAGATTTCGATAAACTGCTAGCTTTATTTTTATTTGGG
The genomic region above belongs to Clostridium swellfunianum and contains:
- a CDS encoding MalY/PatB family protein, with protein sequence MKYDFTSIISRANTGSEKWEQMKGWNPNISEDTVPFSVADMEFKNPPEIIEGLKNYLDSVILGYTGPTENYYKAVCSWMKERHAWNIKPEWIVGSAGVVSAFFSAIKALTKPGDGIVVMSPVYYPFYMAIEKNDRKVVKSQLTNNGKTYEIDFEDLEKKTQDPSNKILLFCSPHNPVGRVWTTEELERVGEICLRNKVLIISDEIHFDIIMPGYKHTVFASLSEELANNMIVCTAPSKTFNLAGLQTSNIIIPNEKIRDAYRKEVESNGFFSLNIFGYKACEIAYTQCENWLEELIEIVHHNHLELKKYIEENIPAIKVFELQGTYLQWMDFNKLGLDKDELEKLMHESELFFDEGYIFGEEGIGFERMNLACPTSVLMKALERLKNAIDKMIM